A window of Elusimicrobiota bacterium genomic DNA:
GAGGTCTCCCGCACGGCCCGCCGCAAGTACAATTCCGACCAGACCCCGCAGTGGAGGGACGGAAAATGAGAGTCGTCATCGGAAGCGATCACGGCGGGTTCGGCGCGAAGGCCTTCATCATCAAGGCGATCCAGGCCCTGGGCCACGAGGTCGTGGACTTCGGCTGCCACTCGACCGAAGCGGTGGACTATCCCGACGTGGCCCAGCTCGTCGCCGAGGCGGTCGTCTCCGGCCGCTTCGACAAGGGCGTGCTCATCGACGGCTTCGGCGGCGCGGTGTGCATGGCGGCCAACAAGGTCAAGGGCGCGCGCGCGGTCGCGGCCTACGACTCGGTCTCCGCGCGCATGGCCGCCCAGCACGACGACGCCAACGTGCTCTGCATCGGCGGCAAGTCCCACGGCGAGCTGATCCACGGCGAGATCGTGAAAGTGTTCTTCGGCACTCCGTTCG
This region includes:
- the rpiB gene encoding ribose 5-phosphate isomerase B; the encoded protein is MRVVIGSDHGGFGAKAFIIKAIQALGHEVVDFGCHSTEAVDYPDVAQLVAEAVVSGRFDKGVLIDGFGGAVCMAANKVKGARAVAAYDSVSARMAAQHDDANVLCIGGKSHGELIHGEIVKVFFGTPFEGGRHAGRLNKVHAIEGYTK